The proteins below come from a single Tachypleus tridentatus isolate NWPU-2018 chromosome 13, ASM421037v1, whole genome shotgun sequence genomic window:
- the LOC143236231 gene encoding uncharacterized protein LOC143236231, giving the protein MIVHDGKSLKECPHVNESETRETMTSDTAIIPDSQVTGNQPNQLKNFPCRRSSLSLPRRPSTLSSTCRLDGGVLVRVDGSNDWNDQNNELQADHFRSPSAMSIISTESIHLEKSHRRKNHEKHHRSSTQDATGRSGDQKEERENSGHKKRGKNRHYLAPPSGENKHSRRHSMQVASQQAPVKMNKRKCSYPETEVHRADRRSSGSSSGHSRRSSRTEDLGRRSSRVPRRSNKSLENEMHEDVQVEERTERRTIIIYIICSVSLFILITSVVLVAVTLSLSPTIDQLGKKKFFKCLECLVVVTKFISRSTQTYSLST; this is encoded by the coding sequence ATGATAGTGCATGATGGAAAGAGCCTTAAAGAGTGTCCACACGTGAATGAGAGTGAAACCAGAGAAACAATGACCAGTGATACTGCAATTATTCCCGATAGTCAGGTCACAGGAAATCAGCCGAATCAATTAAAAAACTTTCCATGTCGCCGATCGTCGCTAAGTTTGCCTAGACGACCATCAACTCTCAGTTCAACTTGTCGTCTCGATGGTGGAGTACTTGTTCGAGTGGACGGTAGTAATGATTGGAATGATCAAAACAATGAACTTCAGGCTGACCATTTCCGTTCACCGTCGGCTATGTCCATAATTTCAACAGAAAGCATACACTTAGAGAAATCCCATCGACGGAAGAATCACGAGAAACATCATAGGTCATCAACCCAGGATGCCACAGGGCGAAGTGGCGATCAAAAGGAAGAACGTGAGAATAGTGGACACAAAAAACGTGGGAAAAATCGGCATTACCTCGCTCCTCCTTCTGGCGAAAATAAACACAGCCGCCGACATTCAATGCAAGTAGCCAGTCAACAAGCACCggttaaaatgaataaaagaaagTGTTCCTACCCTGAAACAGAGGTGCATCGTGCTGATCGTAGGTCTAGTGGAAGTAGCAGTGGACATAGCCGCCGCTCTTCGCGAACCGAGGATTTGGGCCGTCGGTCATCCCGAGTACCACGTCGATCCAATAAAAGTTTGGAAAACGAAATGCACGAAGATGTTCAAGTGGAAGAGCGAACAGAACGAAGAACGATCATCATTTACATTATCTGTTCGGTATCTTTGTTCATCCTCATAACTAGTGTTGTTCTTGTTGCAGTCACGTTATCTCTTTCTCCAACTATTGACCAGCTGGGTAAGAAAAAgtttttcaaatgtttagaaTGTCTAGTGgtagttacaaaatttattagCAGGTCAACTCAAACCTATAGCCTAAGTACTTAA